The sequence TCTCCTCGCGCGCGGCGAGGCGGGCCAGGGCGTAGGTGGTGTCGTCGGCGCCGCCGGCCCCGGGGTTGTCCCCGGAGTCGGAGATCCAGAAGGGCCGGGCGGTCGAGGCGACTGCCTGGTCGAGGCACTGTTCGAAGGTGCCCGTCGGGGCGACGAACTCGAACTCGTGCCGCTTCTCCCACACGGCGGTGGCGAGCTCGAGGGCCGCGGCCTCGACCGCCTCGGCCGCGTCCCCGAAGGCGACGATCGCGGCCTTGCAGCGCGGCTGGTCCGCCCAGGCGAAACCGATCCAGTACGACACATCGGTGACGCCGTCGCGCTCGGTGAGCTCCGGGATCCGGGCGTACAGCGACTTGGCCGGCTCGATGCGGGTGGAGGTCTTCTCGCCGGGCAGCAGGATCGGCACGTGCACGAGCGCCTTGTGGGGGCGCGGGCCGCCGTCGCGCACCCGGGCCGCCGTCTCGGCCAGGTCCCGCATGCCGCGCTCGCGGGTCTCCCAGGCGTCGATGTGCGGGGCGTGGCGGTAGCAGGTCAGCAGGTCGCAGGCCTCGAACAGGGTCTCGGAGACGTTGCCGTGCAGGTCCATGGCGGTGCCCACCACGGTCTGCGCACCGATCGCGGAGCGGATCGCGGTGATCAGGTCGCCCTCGGCGTCATCCAGGTCCACCACGCTCATCGCGCCGTGGATGTCGAAGAAGAAGCCGTCCAGCGGGGCGTCCTCGACGGCGGCGCGGAGGCCGGCCACGATCTCCGCCTTCCAGCCCTCGTACGCCTCGCGGTCGAGCTGCCCGCCGGGCAGGGCGCGCGCGTGGAGCACGCCCACGTACTCGGCCGCCGGCACGTCGAAGGGGTAGCGGTCCAGGATCTCGGCGGTGCCGCGACGCACCTCGAAGTCCTTCTCGCCCGAGCGGTAGGGGGTGAAGGTCGAGGACTCGATGGCGATACCGGCGATGCCGATGCGGGGGAGTGGGGTGGTCATGCCGACCTTTCTGAGAAGTGCGGTGCGGTGCCGGGCCGTTTCCTGCGTGTCGTCCGATGAGTGGTGGTGTCTCGCAGGGCGGTGCGTACGATGCACCCCTCGTCGTCAGCGGTTGTGTGCCACGTGCAGAAGTGAAGGCCGTCACGGTACGGTAACTCATAGGATGTTTGGGGAGAGGTGTGGGCGCCCGTCCGCCCCTCCCGGAGAGGGAGCCACCGATGATCAGCTTCGACGACCGCCATGGCCCGGCGGACGCCGCGCCCGCCACCGCCTATCCCGATCTCGCGGTGCCCGAGTGGTACCGCGACGCGAAGCTCGGGATGTTCGTGCACTGGGGCCTGTACTCGGTGCCCGCCTGGGCTGATGTGCTCGATCGCAGCGACGTGACCGCCGAGACCGCCTACGCGCGCCACCAGTACGCCGAGTGGTATGCGAACACCGTGCGCCTGGACGGTCCCACGAAGGCCCGCCACGAGGAGATCTACGGCCTCGGCCACTCCTACGAGGACTTCGCCGACGACTGGCACCCCGCCGAGGACGCGGCGCGCGGGATCGCCGGCCTCGCCGCCCGCGCCGGCGCCCGCTACGTCGTGCCCACCACGAAGCACCATGACGGCTTCTGCCTCTGGGACAGCGCCACCACCCCCTTCACCGCCGCCCGCCGCGGCCCCGGCCGGGACCTGCTCGCCGAGTTCGCCGAGGCCGTTCGCGCGGAGGGCCTGCGCCTGGGGCTGTACTACTCCGGCGCCCACGACTGGCACGTCTCCGACTTCCCGCCGCTGACCTCGAACCACGAGCTGTTCGCGCTGCGCCGCAACGACCCCGCCTTCGCGGATTTCGCCGCCGCCCAGCTGCGCGAGCTGATCGACGGCTTCAGCCCCGACATCCTGTGGAACGACATCGACTGGCCCGACGCGGGCAAGTACGACGGCCCGAGCTCGCTGCAGCAGCTGCTGCGCGACTACCTCGCCGCCGTGCCGCACGGCATGGTCAACGACCGCTGGGGAGTGCCCGCGCACGGCGTGCTCACCCGCGAGTACCAGGACATCACCGAGGTGCAGGACGAGGTGTTCGAATCCACCCGCGGGCTCGGCCTCTCCTTCGGCTACAACGCCGACGAATCCGCCGAGCACGCCCTGGACGGCTCCGCGCTGATCCGGCTGCTGGTCGACGTGGTCTCCAAGAACGGGAACCTGCTCATCAACGTCGGCCCCCGCGCCGACGGATCGATCCCGCCGCTGCAGGCCGCGGCGCTCGAACAGCTCGGGCGGTGGCTCTCCGCGCACGGCATGGCGCTCTACGGCACCCGCCCCTGGTTCCACGAGGCGGTGCGCACTCCGCCGACGGGCGTGCGCTTCACCCTCGGGGAAGGGGCCGATGGTCGGGAGGTGCTGCATGCGCTGCTGCTCGACCCCGCCGCCGGGCCGGTGACGCTCGATCCGCAGGTCGGCGCCGCGGTGCGCGAGATCGCCGACGTGCCGGGAGAGAGCGCCGGGGCCGACGGGCCCGGGACGTCCAAGAGGGCCGACGGGACGGGCGAGCCCGGCGCACCCCGCGCAGCGCTCGACGGAGACCGCCTCACGCTGCACCCGGGTGCGCCGGATGCCGAGGTGTCGGTGGTGACCCTCCCGCGCCGCGGCTGACCACGCCTCCGGCGTGAGCGCGACGCGACGGCGACCGGGCAGAGACGGGGCCGTGCAGTGTCTGGCGGGGACGGGGCCGTGCGGTGGCCCGGGGCGGGGCCGTGCGGTGTCTGGCCGGGGGGCCGTGCGCCGGCCCGGGGCGGGTTATGAGCTCGTGGGAGCCAACTGTGGTTCTGTACGACTCATAACCCGCCAGTAACCCGCGGCGGGCGGCGCCGGACTGGTCGTGATGCTGCGCCGCCGCGCAGGGCTGAGGGTGCCGCAGGGCTGAGGGTGCCGGGCGGCGTCAGCCCAGCAGCAGCCGCAGCCCGGTGGCCAGCGACAGCAGCGCGCCGAGGAAGCCCAGCACGATCACCAGGCGCTGGATGCCGTGTTCCCGCAGCCGCTTCTGCAGCAGCTCGCCGAGCCACACCGAGATGACGACCGAGGCGATCATCGCCAGCCACACCCATCCCGGCAGGTCCGGCAGCTGGCCGTCGTCCCACGCCCACTTCGAGCCGAAGGACACCGCGGAGACGAGGATCCACAGCGGCTGCAGCGTCGCGACCATCGGCAGCGCCGGCCAGCGCGAGAGCACCGCGTAGACCGTGGCCGCCGGTCCGCCGACGCCGCCGAGCACCGTGCCCAGCCCGATGCCCACGCCGGTGACCACCTGCGGGGAGCGCCCGTCCACGGTGGTGTCCACGCGGGCCAGCAGCACCGAGATCACCAGGCTCAGCAGCACCAGCGACGCGACCACCAGGTACAGCGGGGCGGGCGGCGAGACCGAGGAGAGCCAGGCCGCGCCCGGCATCACCGCGATCGCGGGCAGTCCCAGCCACAGCACCTTGTCCCATTCGATCTGCGACCAGATCCGCGGCAGCATCACGATCGGCACCAGGCCGCCGAGGAAGTTCGCGAGCATGATCCCCTCGTGCGCGCCGATGAGCACCACGGCATAGGGCGCGAACACGATCCCGAGCCCCATCCCGGCCACCCGCTGGATGACCGCGCAGGTCAGCACCAGGCCGATGAGGGTCAGAGCCAGGCTCAGGGTCACAGGTCACGCTCGTCTCGTGGGGAAGGGATGGGGCCCGCGGCGCCACCGCAGAGGTCGTCGTGGGGAAGCCTGTCACGATCCCCGCCGGCGCCGCCCGGGCCGACCAGCTGGACGAGGACTGTCGGTGGGCGACGCCACCTCATAGGCTGGTGGGCAAACGCATACCCGATGCACCGCAGTTCGATGTGCACGCGCGCACCGCGTGCCGAGGAGGCTTCTCATGACTGTTCCCTCTGTCCCCTTCCACGACGGCGCCGCCGTCCCGCAGCTCGGCTACGGCGTGTGGCAGGTCGAGGACGATGTCGCCGCCGACGTCGTCGCCCAGGCGATCCTGGCCGGCTACCGGCACATCGACACCGCCGCCGGCTATCAGAACGAGGGCGGGGTGGGTCGCGCCGTGAAGAACGCCGGCATCCCCCGCGAGGACCTGTTCATCACCACCAAGCTCGCCAACGGCGACCAGGGCTTCGACTCCGCGAAGGAGGCGCTGGAGACCTCGCTCGCGAAGCTCGACATGGACTACGTGGATCTCTACCTCATCCACTGGGCGAGCCCGCAGCGCGGGAAGTACCTCGAGTCCTGGAAGGCGCTCATCGAGCTGCAGAAGGAGGGGAAGGCGAAGTCCATCGGCGTCTCCAACTTCCCGCGCGAGCAGCTCGAGGAGATCATCGCCGAGACCGGCGTGGTGCCGGTGATGCACCAGATCGAGCTGCACCCCGACTTCCAGCAGCGCGCGCTGCGGGAGTACCACGCCGAGCAGGGCATCCTCACCGAGGCCTGGTCCCCGCTGGGCCAGGGCGGCGACATCCTGCAGAACCCGGTGATCACGGAGATCGCCGAGGCGCACGGCGTGGACGCGGGCCAGGTGATCATCGCCTGGCACCTGGCGATCGGCAACGTGGTGATCCCCAAGACGGTCACCCCCGCCCGGATCGTCTCGAACGTCGCCGCCGCCGATCTCGAGCTCACCGCCCAGGAGGTCGAGAAGATCAACGCCCTGGACCGCCCCGACGGCCGCATCGGCGCGGACCCCGCGAACCCCGGGTTCTGAGCCCGCAGCCGGCGCGCGAGCAGACCGTCCCGCACCGCTCGGCGGGGGCGCGGGTCAGCCCGTCTCGCACGGCGCGGGCCGGTCCGTCTGGCACGGTGCGGGCTGGTCCCGTCCCGAACAGCGCGGCTCAGCCCTCCGCGAGCAGGGCGGCGATCTGCGGATGGCCGGCGATGTACCCCTCGAGCAGCTCCTGCCCGAGCGCGGGGGAGCTGACCAGGGGATGCGTCGCGAAGCCCTGCCAGGCCGCCTCCCGCGAACCGGTCATGGCAGCCTCGAGGATCTTCCGCTCGGCGGCCCGCAGGGAGGCCATCATCCCCAGCCGGCCCAGCTCCACCGGGGCCACCGGCTGCGGATGCACGCCGTCCCCGTCCACGAGGCACAGCACCTCGATCACCGCATCCGCCGGCAGGTCGGGGACGATCCGCTCGGACGGCGCGCCCGTGCCGCCGGCGGGGCTGTTGCCCACGTCGAGGATCATCCGCTCGGAGCGTCCGGTGGCCAGCGCGGTCATGAGCCGCAGCGCCACCTCCTGGTAGCCGCCACCGGCGATGTCCTCCTGCCGCCGCTCCTCGTCCCGGGACTCGGCCATGTAGGTCGCCTCCCGCTCGTGCAGCGTCTCGCGCCACAGCTGCAGCGGCGAGGCGCAGCAGGATCCCGGGCCCGCGCCCGCGTCCCTGCCCGCATCGGCGTCGGCCCCGGTGCCGGCGGCCTCGGCGGCGGCGAGGTAGAAGTCGCCCTGCTGCTTCGCGAGGAACTCCCCGCGCGTGGTGGCGGAGGCGGTGATCCGCGCGATCGCGTCGTCGGTGTGCAGGTAGTAGAAGAGGTACTCGTTCGGCAGCGCGCCGTCGGCCCGCACCCAGTCCTTCCCGACCAGCCGCGCCTCCTCGATCTGCTCGAGGGCGGCGTCGTCGGCCAGCAGGCCGGGCAGGCGCTCGGCGCCGTCGACCGTCACGGACCGCAGCCAGCCCAGATGGTTCAGGCCCACGTAGTCGATGCGGGCCTCGCGCTCGCCGGCCACGAGGTCCACGTCCAGCAGGCGGCCCACGCGGCGCACCAGCCCGATCGGGGTGTCGCAGATGCCCACCGCGCGGTCGCCGAGCACGGTGCGCATCGCCTCGGTGACGATCCCGGCGGGGTTCGTGAAGTTGATGACCCATGCGCTCGGCGCGACCTCGGCGACCATCCGCGCGATCTCGAGCGCGACCGGGATCGTGCGCAGTGCGTAGGCGAGACCGCCCGGCCCGATCGTCTCCTGGCCCAGCAGGCCCAGCCCCAGCGCGACCCGCTCGTCGACCGTGCGGGCCTCGGCGCCGCCCACCCGCACCGCGGAGAACACGAAGTCCGCCCCGGTGACGGCCTCGCGCAGATCGGCGGTGGCGGTCAGCCGCGGCAGCGTCGCCCCGTGGCCCTCGGCGCGCAGCCGCTCGGCGAGACCCTCGATCACCGCGGTGATGGTGCGCAGGCGGACGGGGTCGACATCGTGCAGCGCGACCTCGTCGACGGTGAGGCCGGTGGCGGCGGTGGCGACCGCCTCGTACACGAGCGGGACGCGGAACCCGCCGCCGCCCAGGATGGTGAGCTTCATGGCGCCGTCACGGTAGCACCGCCCAGGTGAGATCATGGGGGATCGGCCGGCGGCGGTCGCCGGAAGCGATCTCGCCCGCGCGGGTGCGGGCGGCGCCGCCCACCTCAGGAGGACATGATGCGACGACGGAATTTCCTCGGCACCACTGCTGCGCTGGGCGGCCTCGGCCTCCTGGCCGCCTGCGCCCCCGGCTCGGAGGATGCCGGCGAGGCGCCCGCCCCCGCCGCCGACGAGGTCGACACCGACATCGACGCCCTCGGCGACATCACCCTCACGGTGTGGGACCAGGAGGTGCGCGGCGCGCAGAACGACGCGATCGAGGCGCTGATCGACGCCTTCCAGAGCGAGCACCCGAACATCACCATCGACCGCAGCTCGCAGTCCTTCGACGACCTCCAGCAGCAGACCGGCCTGGCGCTGTCCGGCAACGACGTGCCGGACGTGCTGCAGGTCAACAACGCCCGCGGCGACATGGGCGCCTTCGTGGCCGACGGCCTGCTCACCGACCTCAGCGGCTACGCCGAGGCATACGGATGGAACGACCGCTTCGCCCCCAGCGTGCTGAGCAAGATGAGCTACTCGAGCGACGGCGTCACCTTCGGCGAGGGCTCGCTCTACGGCCTGGCCCAGACGGGCGAGGTGTGCGGCATCTACTACTCGGCATCGAAGCTCGACGCGCTCGGCCTCGAGGCGCCGACCAGCTGGGACGAGCTGTTCTCGCTCGTCGAGGCCGCGGCCGAGGGCGGGGAGCAGCCGATCATGCTGGGCAACCTCGACCAGTGGCCGGCGCTGCACGTGTTCGGGCCGCTGCAGGCCCACTTCGTGGACGCCGAGACCATCGTGACCCTCGGCATGGGCAACGCCGGCGCGGACTGGACCAGCGAGGAGAACATCGCCGCGCTCACCCAGCTGGCCGAGTGGGGCAGCAGCGGCGCGCTCGGCGACTCCCCGAACGGCCTCGCCTACGACGACGCCTGGCCGATGTTCGCCGACGGCACCGGCGTGCTGCTCATCGGCGGCTCCTGGCTGGGCCCGGACATGGAGGCCGTGATGGGCGAGGACCTGCGGTTCATGGCCCCGCCCGCGGGGGCCGACGGGACGGTCGCGACCACCGGCGGCACCGGCATCCCCTTCTCCATCCCCGCCGCTGCGGAGAACCCCGCCGCGGCCGCCGCCTTCATCGACTTCATCACCAGCGACGACGCGATGGCGATGATCGCCGAGAACGGCGGCATGCCGGTGAACCGCACCGCCGAGCTCGCCCCGGACTCGGGCGTGAACAAGGACATCTACGAGGCCTTCGACGCCGTCTCCACCGAGGGCACCCTGCTGCCCTACCTCGACTACGCCACCCCCTCCTTCGCCGACACCGCGGGCGCGACCCTGCAGGAGGTCATCGGCGGGCAGTCCGATCCGTCCGCCGCCGCCGAGGCCCTGCAGGAGGACTACGGCGCATTCACCGAGGAGTCCTGACCTCGATGACGTTCGGACGGGACAGCGGTGGCGGCGCCCAGCCGGGCCCGGCGAGCACCCCGCGCCGCCGCGGGGGCC comes from Brachybacterium faecium DSM 4810 and encodes:
- a CDS encoding uncharacterized conserved protein (PFAM: MlrC C-terminus; Protein of unknown function (DUF1485)); this translates as MTTPLPRIGIAGIAIESSTFTPYRSGEKDFEVRRGTAEILDRYPFDVPAAEYVGVLHARALPGGQLDREAYEGWKAEIVAGLRAAVEDAPLDGFFFDIHGAMSVVDLDDAEGDLITAIRSAIGAQTVVGTAMDLHGNVSETLFEACDLLTCYRHAPHIDAWETRERGMRDLAETAARVRDGGPRPHKALVHVPILLPGEKTSTRIEPAKSLYARIPELTERDGVTDVSYWIGFAWADQPRCKAAIVAFGDAAEAVEAAALELATAVWEKRHEFEFVAPTGTFEQCLDQAVASTARPFWISDSGDNPGAGGADDTTYALARLAAREEIRSGAVSALMVSLVDPATTDAAWEAGAGGRLEVEVGARIDTREPGPVPLAVEVAALDESGPTGRAAALRVLAADTSGDLASARPTGLTVVVTGRRSQWARHEMFERLGLSMTGFDVVTVKMGYLEPDQYEAAADWLLALTPGGVDQDLLRLGHSCIDRPMIPFDAEIPAPGAGDVFTGGGSPR
- a CDS encoding alpha-L-fucosidase (PFAM: Alpha-L-fucosidase); amino-acid sequence: MISFDDRHGPADAAPATAYPDLAVPEWYRDAKLGMFVHWGLYSVPAWADVLDRSDVTAETAYARHQYAEWYANTVRLDGPTKARHEEIYGLGHSYEDFADDWHPAEDAARGIAGLAARAGARYVVPTTKHHDGFCLWDSATTPFTAARRGPGRDLLAEFAEAVRAEGLRLGLYYSGAHDWHVSDFPPLTSNHELFALRRNDPAFADFAAAQLRELIDGFSPDILWNDIDWPDAGKYDGPSSLQQLLRDYLAAVPHGMVNDRWGVPAHGVLTREYQDITEVQDEVFESTRGLGLSFGYNADESAEHALDGSALIRLLVDVVSKNGNLLINVGPRADGSIPPLQAAALEQLGRWLSAHGMALYGTRPWFHEAVRTPPTGVRFTLGEGADGREVLHALLLDPAAGPVTLDPQVGAAVREIADVPGESAGADGPGTSKRADGTGEPGAPRAALDGDRLTLHPGAPDAEVSVVTLPRRG
- a CDS encoding protein of unknown function DUF81 (PFAM: Domain of unknown function DUF81) — encoded protein: MTLSLALTLIGLVLTCAVIQRVAGMGLGIVFAPYAVVLIGAHEGIMLANFLGGLVPIVMLPRIWSQIEWDKVLWLGLPAIAVMPGAAWLSSVSPPAPLYLVVASLVLLSLVISVLLARVDTTVDGRSPQVVTGVGIGLGTVLGGVGGPAATVYAVLSRWPALPMVATLQPLWILVSAVSFGSKWAWDDGQLPDLPGWVWLAMIASVVISVWLGELLQKRLREHGIQRLVIVLGFLGALLSLATGLRLLLG
- a CDS encoding aldo/keto reductase, diketogulonate reductase (PFAM: Aldo/keto reductase family); its protein translation is MTVPSVPFHDGAAVPQLGYGVWQVEDDVAADVVAQAILAGYRHIDTAAGYQNEGGVGRAVKNAGIPREDLFITTKLANGDQGFDSAKEALETSLAKLDMDYVDLYLIHWASPQRGKYLESWKALIELQKEGKAKSIGVSNFPREQLEEIIAETGVVPVMHQIELHPDFQQRALREYHAEQGILTEAWSPLGQGGDILQNPVITEIAEAHGVDAGQVIIAWHLAIGNVVIPKTVTPARIVSNVAAADLELTAQEVEKINALDRPDGRIGADPANPGF
- a CDS encoding family 4 glycosyl hydrolase, alpha-galactosidase/6-phospho-beta-glucosidase (PFAM: Family 4 glycosyl hydrolase) — protein: MKLTILGGGGFRVPLVYEAVATAATGLTVDEVALHDVDPVRLRTITAVIEGLAERLRAEGHGATLPRLTATADLREAVTGADFVFSAVRVGGAEARTVDERVALGLGLLGQETIGPGGLAYALRTIPVALEIARMVAEVAPSAWVINFTNPAGIVTEAMRTVLGDRAVGICDTPIGLVRRVGRLLDVDLVAGEREARIDYVGLNHLGWLRSVTVDGAERLPGLLADDAALEQIEEARLVGKDWVRADGALPNEYLFYYLHTDDAIARITASATTRGEFLAKQQGDFYLAAAEAAGTGADADAGRDAGAGPGSCCASPLQLWRETLHEREATYMAESRDEERRQEDIAGGGYQEVALRLMTALATGRSERMILDVGNSPAGGTGAPSERIVPDLPADAVIEVLCLVDGDGVHPQPVAPVELGRLGMMASLRAAERKILEAAMTGSREAAWQGFATHPLVSSPALGQELLEGYIAGHPQIAALLAEG
- a CDS encoding ABC-type sugar transport system, periplasmic component (PFAM: Bacterial extracellular solute-binding protein~TIGRFAM: Tat (twin-arginine translocation) pathway signal sequence); the encoded protein is MRRRNFLGTTAALGGLGLLAACAPGSEDAGEAPAPAADEVDTDIDALGDITLTVWDQEVRGAQNDAIEALIDAFQSEHPNITIDRSSQSFDDLQQQTGLALSGNDVPDVLQVNNARGDMGAFVADGLLTDLSGYAEAYGWNDRFAPSVLSKMSYSSDGVTFGEGSLYGLAQTGEVCGIYYSASKLDALGLEAPTSWDELFSLVEAAAEGGEQPIMLGNLDQWPALHVFGPLQAHFVDAETIVTLGMGNAGADWTSEENIAALTQLAEWGSSGALGDSPNGLAYDDAWPMFADGTGVLLIGGSWLGPDMEAVMGEDLRFMAPPAGADGTVATTGGTGIPFSIPAAAENPAAAAAFIDFITSDDAMAMIAENGGMPVNRTAELAPDSGVNKDIYEAFDAVSTEGTLLPYLDYATPSFADTAGATLQEVIGGQSDPSAAAEALQEDYGAFTEES